The Bubalus bubalis isolate 160015118507 breed Murrah chromosome 18, NDDB_SH_1, whole genome shotgun sequence genome contains a region encoding:
- the LOC102397662 gene encoding sialic acid-binding Ig-like lectin 5 isoform X7, whose product MQVCRFPLPCPGPSARRSLGLLLQRDPEGGSCPRGHQGRDAAVAAAAAGAVGRFSLPWVSFGKFYMFWFREGADTKRDPPVATNKPEQKLHEGTQGRFSIPGEPQARNCSLSITDVKAGDSGTYFFQVETHFSKFPYLNKMLFLNVTALTHQPQVRSPGALEPGRPGNLTCSVPWACERATPPTFSWTSAASSSLGPRTPFSSVLTLTPRPQDHGTRLTCQVKFPTSGAMVERSILLNVTYAPQHVAISIFQGNRTALKILQNTSSLPVQEGQALQLLCVADSNPPAQLSWFRGSPALEATPISSTGVLELPYVGAAEEGEFTCRAQNPLGSKNISLSLSVVSPPQLLGPSCSQEDEGLRCSCSSRARPAPSLRWRLGEGLLEGNFSNTSFEVSSSSAGPWANSSLSLHEGLSSSLSLSCEALNVHGARSGSVLQLPGKPQPRAGKVLGAVGGAGITVLLSLCLYLIFRNASPSFGRTPLQTTPPPLGLAPSQEMNKSFTMLSSNFTSRSLRNRKALTLSTQRSRYTSEGFFSHGLEPGSLRSRCRQAWFPPSPLSLDWRQLSSPHVLIWPPLCVFLCPNSFFL is encoded by the exons ATGCAGGTGTGCAGGTTCCCACTGCCCTGCCCAGGGCCCTCTGCCCGCCGCTCG CTTGGCCTTCTCCTTCAGAGGGATCCAGAAGGTGGATCCTGCCCCAGAGGACATCAGGGAAGGGATgcggctgttgctgctgctgctgccggtGCTGTGGGGAG ATTTTCCCTCCCCTGGGTTTCCTTTGGAAAGTTCTACATGTTTTGGTTCCGGGAAGGGGCAGATACAAAACGCGATCCCCCAGTGGCCACGAACAAGCCAGAACAGAAGCTGCATGAGGGGACCCAGGGGCGATTCTCCATCCCCGGGGAGCCCCAGGCCAGAAACTGCAGCCTGAGCATCACGGATGTCAAAGCAGGGGACAGCGGGACATACTTCTTTCAAGTCGAGACACACTTCAGTAAATTCCCATATCTAAACAAGATGCTTTTTCTGAACGTGACAG CCCTCACCCACCAGCCCCAAGTCCGCAGCCCGGGGGCCCTGGAGCCCGGCCGCCCGGGGAACCTGACCTGCTCTGTGCCCTGGGCCTGTGAGCGTGCCACGCCCCCCACCTTCTCCTGGACATCAGCTGCCTCCAGCTCCCTGGGCCCCAGGACCCCCTTCTCGTCGGTGCTCACCCTCACCCCACGGCCCCAGGACCATggcaccaggctcacctgtcagGTGAAGTTCCCCACAAGTGGGGCGATGGTGGAGCGGTCCATCCTGCTCAATGTCACCT atgctccacagcacgtggccATCAGCATCTTCCAAGGAAACAGGACAG CCCTCAAGATTCTGCAGAACACCTCGTCCCTTCCCGTCCAGGAGGGCCAGGCGCTGCAGCTGCTCTGTGTTGCTGACAGCAACCCCCCTGCACAGCTGAGCTGGTTCCGGGGGTCTCCCGCCCTGGAGGCCACCCCCATCTCGAGCACCGGGGTCCTGGAGCTGCCTTATGTAGGGGCAGCAGAAGAAGGGGAGTTCACCTGCCGGGCTCAGAACCCACTGGGCTCCAAAAATATCTCCCTGAGCCTCTCTGTGGTCT CCCCCCCGCAGCTGCTGGGCCCCTCCTGCTCCCAGGAGGACGAGGGTCTGCGCTGCAGCTGCTCCTCCAGAGCCCGACCAGCCCCCTCTCTGCGCTGGCGGCTGGGTGAGGGGCTGCTGGAGGGGAACTTCAGCAACACCTCCTTCGAGGTCAGCTCCAGCTCCGCCGGGCCCTGGGCCAACAGCTCCCTGAGCCTCCACGAGGGGCTCAGctccagcctcagcctcagctGCGAGGCCCTGAACGTCCACGGGGCCCGGAGCGGGTCTGTCCTGCAGCTGCCAG GTAAACCACAGCCCAGGGCTGGCAAGGTCCTGGGAGCTGTTGGGGGAGCCGGCATCACGGTCCTGCTTTCTCTCTGCCTGTATCTCATCTTCAG GAACGCCAGCCCCAGTTTTGGACGGACACCCCTGCAGACCACCCCGCCCCCGCTGGGGCTGGCCCCATCTCAAGAAATGAACAAGAGCTTCACTATGCTTTCCTCCAATTTCACAAGCCGAAGCCTCAGAAACAGGAAGGCACTCACACTGAGTACTCAGAGATCAAGATACACAAGTGAGGGATTCTTTTCTCATGgtctggagcctggaagtctgagatcaaggtgtcggcaggCTTGGTTCCCTCCGAGCCCTCTCTCCTTGGATTGGAGACAGTTGTCTTCCCCCCATGTCCTCATATGGCCTCCCCTCTGTGTATTTCTGTGTCCTAATTcattcttcttataa
- the LOC102397662 gene encoding sialic acid-binding Ig-like lectin 5 isoform X1, which produces MIPKLQTRPRFSTMDSATPASGDHMLSWLERAIPLWIQPELKSSSRPMIEGENTFLSPLQMLQEPGLLAPSKEMAQAVLVTTTSSPYTSQSSLIGGVRACRCAGSHCPAQGPLPAARLAFSFRGIQKVDPAPEDIREGMRLLLLLLPVLWGAPLAQRLELRQNVTVQEGLCVFIPCRFSLPWVSFGKFYMFWFREGADTKRDPPVATNKPEQKLHEGTQGRFSIPGEPQARNCSLSITDVKAGDSGTYFFQVETHFSKFPYLNKMLFLNVTALTHQPQVRSPGALEPGRPGNLTCSVPWACERATPPTFSWTSAASSSLGPRTPFSSVLTLTPRPQDHGTRLTCQVKFPTSGAMVERSILLNVTYAPQHVAISIFQGNRTALKILQNTSSLPVQEGQALQLLCVADSNPPAQLSWFRGSPALEATPISSTGVLELPYVGAAEEGEFTCRAQNPLGSKNISLSLSVVSPPQLLGPSCSQEDEGLRCSCSSRARPAPSLRWRLGEGLLEGNFSNTSFEVSSSSAGPWANSSLSLHEGLSSSLSLSCEALNVHGARSGSVLQLPGKPQPRAGKVLGAVGGAGITVLLSLCLYLIFRNASPSFGRTPLQTTPPPLGLAPSQEMNKSFTMLSSNFTSRSLRNRKALTLSTQRSRYTSEGFFSHGLEPGSLRSRCRQAWFPPSPLSLDWRQLSSPHVLIWPPLCVFLCPNSFFL; this is translated from the exons ATCCAGCCAGAGTTAAAGTCATCATCTCGCCCCATGATTGAAGGAGAAAATACCTTCTTATCTCCACTCCAAATGCTCCAAGAGCCTGGGCTATTGGCCCCCTCCAAGGAAATGGCACAG GCCGTCTTGGTCACCACCACCAGCTCTCCCTACACCTCACAGTCAAGCTTAATCGGGGGTGTGCGGGCATGCAGGTGTGCAGGTTCCCACTGCCCTGCCCAGGGCCCTCTGCCCGCCGCTCG CTTGGCCTTCTCCTTCAGAGGGATCCAGAAGGTGGATCCTGCCCCAGAGGACATCAGGGAAGGGATgcggctgttgctgctgctgctgccggtGCTGTGGGGAG cacCCCTAGCTCAGCGCCTGGAACTGCGGCAGAATGTGACAGTGCAGGAGGGCCTGTGTGTCTTCATACCCTGCAGATTTTCCCTCCCCTGGGTTTCCTTTGGAAAGTTCTACATGTTTTGGTTCCGGGAAGGGGCAGATACAAAACGCGATCCCCCAGTGGCCACGAACAAGCCAGAACAGAAGCTGCATGAGGGGACCCAGGGGCGATTCTCCATCCCCGGGGAGCCCCAGGCCAGAAACTGCAGCCTGAGCATCACGGATGTCAAAGCAGGGGACAGCGGGACATACTTCTTTCAAGTCGAGACACACTTCAGTAAATTCCCATATCTAAACAAGATGCTTTTTCTGAACGTGACAG CCCTCACCCACCAGCCCCAAGTCCGCAGCCCGGGGGCCCTGGAGCCCGGCCGCCCGGGGAACCTGACCTGCTCTGTGCCCTGGGCCTGTGAGCGTGCCACGCCCCCCACCTTCTCCTGGACATCAGCTGCCTCCAGCTCCCTGGGCCCCAGGACCCCCTTCTCGTCGGTGCTCACCCTCACCCCACGGCCCCAGGACCATggcaccaggctcacctgtcagGTGAAGTTCCCCACAAGTGGGGCGATGGTGGAGCGGTCCATCCTGCTCAATGTCACCT atgctccacagcacgtggccATCAGCATCTTCCAAGGAAACAGGACAG CCCTCAAGATTCTGCAGAACACCTCGTCCCTTCCCGTCCAGGAGGGCCAGGCGCTGCAGCTGCTCTGTGTTGCTGACAGCAACCCCCCTGCACAGCTGAGCTGGTTCCGGGGGTCTCCCGCCCTGGAGGCCACCCCCATCTCGAGCACCGGGGTCCTGGAGCTGCCTTATGTAGGGGCAGCAGAAGAAGGGGAGTTCACCTGCCGGGCTCAGAACCCACTGGGCTCCAAAAATATCTCCCTGAGCCTCTCTGTGGTCT CCCCCCCGCAGCTGCTGGGCCCCTCCTGCTCCCAGGAGGACGAGGGTCTGCGCTGCAGCTGCTCCTCCAGAGCCCGACCAGCCCCCTCTCTGCGCTGGCGGCTGGGTGAGGGGCTGCTGGAGGGGAACTTCAGCAACACCTCCTTCGAGGTCAGCTCCAGCTCCGCCGGGCCCTGGGCCAACAGCTCCCTGAGCCTCCACGAGGGGCTCAGctccagcctcagcctcagctGCGAGGCCCTGAACGTCCACGGGGCCCGGAGCGGGTCTGTCCTGCAGCTGCCAG GTAAACCACAGCCCAGGGCTGGCAAGGTCCTGGGAGCTGTTGGGGGAGCCGGCATCACGGTCCTGCTTTCTCTCTGCCTGTATCTCATCTTCAG GAACGCCAGCCCCAGTTTTGGACGGACACCCCTGCAGACCACCCCGCCCCCGCTGGGGCTGGCCCCATCTCAAGAAATGAACAAGAGCTTCACTATGCTTTCCTCCAATTTCACAAGCCGAAGCCTCAGAAACAGGAAGGCACTCACACTGAGTACTCAGAGATCAAGATACACAAGTGAGGGATTCTTTTCTCATGgtctggagcctggaagtctgagatcaaggtgtcggcaggCTTGGTTCCCTCCGAGCCCTCTCTCCTTGGATTGGAGACAGTTGTCTTCCCCCCATGTCCTCATATGGCCTCCCCTCTGTGTATTTCTGTGTCCTAATTcattcttcttataa
- the LOC102397662 gene encoding sialic acid-binding Ig-like lectin 5 isoform X3 — protein MIEGENTFLSPLQMLQEPGLLAPSKEMAQAVLVTTTSSPYTSQSSLIGGVRACRCAGSHCPAQGPLPAARLAFSFRGIQKVDPAPEDIREGMRLLLLLLPVLWGAPLAQRLELRQNVTVQEGLCVFIPCRFSLPWVSFGKFYMFWFREGADTKRDPPVATNKPEQKLHEGTQGRFSIPGEPQARNCSLSITDVKAGDSGTYFFQVETHFSKFPYLNKMLFLNVTALTHQPQVRSPGALEPGRPGNLTCSVPWACERATPPTFSWTSAASSSLGPRTPFSSVLTLTPRPQDHGTRLTCQVKFPTSGAMVERSILLNVTYAPQHVAISIFQGNRTALKILQNTSSLPVQEGQALQLLCVADSNPPAQLSWFRGSPALEATPISSTGVLELPYVGAAEEGEFTCRAQNPLGSKNISLSLSVVSPPQLLGPSCSQEDEGLRCSCSSRARPAPSLRWRLGEGLLEGNFSNTSFEVSSSSAGPWANSSLSLHEGLSSSLSLSCEALNVHGARSGSVLQLPGKPQPRAGKVLGAVGGAGITVLLSLCLYLIFRNASPSFGRTPLQTTPPPLGLAPSQEMNKSFTMLSSNFTSRSLRNRKALTLSTQRSRYTSEGFFSHGLEPGSLRSRCRQAWFPPSPLSLDWRQLSSPHVLIWPPLCVFLCPNSFFL, from the exons ATGATTGAAGGAGAAAATACCTTCTTATCTCCACTCCAAATGCTCCAAGAGCCTGGGCTATTGGCCCCCTCCAAGGAAATGGCACAG GCCGTCTTGGTCACCACCACCAGCTCTCCCTACACCTCACAGTCAAGCTTAATCGGGGGTGTGCGGGCATGCAGGTGTGCAGGTTCCCACTGCCCTGCCCAGGGCCCTCTGCCCGCCGCTCG CTTGGCCTTCTCCTTCAGAGGGATCCAGAAGGTGGATCCTGCCCCAGAGGACATCAGGGAAGGGATgcggctgttgctgctgctgctgccggtGCTGTGGGGAG cacCCCTAGCTCAGCGCCTGGAACTGCGGCAGAATGTGACAGTGCAGGAGGGCCTGTGTGTCTTCATACCCTGCAGATTTTCCCTCCCCTGGGTTTCCTTTGGAAAGTTCTACATGTTTTGGTTCCGGGAAGGGGCAGATACAAAACGCGATCCCCCAGTGGCCACGAACAAGCCAGAACAGAAGCTGCATGAGGGGACCCAGGGGCGATTCTCCATCCCCGGGGAGCCCCAGGCCAGAAACTGCAGCCTGAGCATCACGGATGTCAAAGCAGGGGACAGCGGGACATACTTCTTTCAAGTCGAGACACACTTCAGTAAATTCCCATATCTAAACAAGATGCTTTTTCTGAACGTGACAG CCCTCACCCACCAGCCCCAAGTCCGCAGCCCGGGGGCCCTGGAGCCCGGCCGCCCGGGGAACCTGACCTGCTCTGTGCCCTGGGCCTGTGAGCGTGCCACGCCCCCCACCTTCTCCTGGACATCAGCTGCCTCCAGCTCCCTGGGCCCCAGGACCCCCTTCTCGTCGGTGCTCACCCTCACCCCACGGCCCCAGGACCATggcaccaggctcacctgtcagGTGAAGTTCCCCACAAGTGGGGCGATGGTGGAGCGGTCCATCCTGCTCAATGTCACCT atgctccacagcacgtggccATCAGCATCTTCCAAGGAAACAGGACAG CCCTCAAGATTCTGCAGAACACCTCGTCCCTTCCCGTCCAGGAGGGCCAGGCGCTGCAGCTGCTCTGTGTTGCTGACAGCAACCCCCCTGCACAGCTGAGCTGGTTCCGGGGGTCTCCCGCCCTGGAGGCCACCCCCATCTCGAGCACCGGGGTCCTGGAGCTGCCTTATGTAGGGGCAGCAGAAGAAGGGGAGTTCACCTGCCGGGCTCAGAACCCACTGGGCTCCAAAAATATCTCCCTGAGCCTCTCTGTGGTCT CCCCCCCGCAGCTGCTGGGCCCCTCCTGCTCCCAGGAGGACGAGGGTCTGCGCTGCAGCTGCTCCTCCAGAGCCCGACCAGCCCCCTCTCTGCGCTGGCGGCTGGGTGAGGGGCTGCTGGAGGGGAACTTCAGCAACACCTCCTTCGAGGTCAGCTCCAGCTCCGCCGGGCCCTGGGCCAACAGCTCCCTGAGCCTCCACGAGGGGCTCAGctccagcctcagcctcagctGCGAGGCCCTGAACGTCCACGGGGCCCGGAGCGGGTCTGTCCTGCAGCTGCCAG GTAAACCACAGCCCAGGGCTGGCAAGGTCCTGGGAGCTGTTGGGGGAGCCGGCATCACGGTCCTGCTTTCTCTCTGCCTGTATCTCATCTTCAG GAACGCCAGCCCCAGTTTTGGACGGACACCCCTGCAGACCACCCCGCCCCCGCTGGGGCTGGCCCCATCTCAAGAAATGAACAAGAGCTTCACTATGCTTTCCTCCAATTTCACAAGCCGAAGCCTCAGAAACAGGAAGGCACTCACACTGAGTACTCAGAGATCAAGATACACAAGTGAGGGATTCTTTTCTCATGgtctggagcctggaagtctgagatcaaggtgtcggcaggCTTGGTTCCCTCCGAGCCCTCTCTCCTTGGATTGGAGACAGTTGTCTTCCCCCCATGTCCTCATATGGCCTCCCCTCTGTGTATTTCTGTGTCCTAATTcattcttcttataa
- the LOC102397662 gene encoding sialic acid-binding Ig-like lectin 5 isoform X4: MIPKLQTRPRFSTMDSATPASGDHMLSWLERAIPLWIQPELKSSSRPMIEGENTFLSPLQMLQEPGLLAPSKEMAQLGLLLQRDPEGGSCPRGHQGRDAAVAAAAAGAVGRFSLPWVSFGKFYMFWFREGADTKRDPPVATNKPEQKLHEGTQGRFSIPGEPQARNCSLSITDVKAGDSGTYFFQVETHFSKFPYLNKMLFLNVTALTHQPQVRSPGALEPGRPGNLTCSVPWACERATPPTFSWTSAASSSLGPRTPFSSVLTLTPRPQDHGTRLTCQVKFPTSGAMVERSILLNVTYAPQHVAISIFQGNRTALKILQNTSSLPVQEGQALQLLCVADSNPPAQLSWFRGSPALEATPISSTGVLELPYVGAAEEGEFTCRAQNPLGSKNISLSLSVVSPPQLLGPSCSQEDEGLRCSCSSRARPAPSLRWRLGEGLLEGNFSNTSFEVSSSSAGPWANSSLSLHEGLSSSLSLSCEALNVHGARSGSVLQLPGKPQPRAGKVLGAVGGAGITVLLSLCLYLIFRNASPSFGRTPLQTTPPPLGLAPSQEMNKSFTMLSSNFTSRSLRNRKALTLSTQRSRYTSEGFFSHGLEPGSLRSRCRQAWFPPSPLSLDWRQLSSPHVLIWPPLCVFLCPNSFFL, from the exons ATCCAGCCAGAGTTAAAGTCATCATCTCGCCCCATGATTGAAGGAGAAAATACCTTCTTATCTCCACTCCAAATGCTCCAAGAGCCTGGGCTATTGGCCCCCTCCAAGGAAATGGCACAG CTTGGCCTTCTCCTTCAGAGGGATCCAGAAGGTGGATCCTGCCCCAGAGGACATCAGGGAAGGGATgcggctgttgctgctgctgctgccggtGCTGTGGGGAG ATTTTCCCTCCCCTGGGTTTCCTTTGGAAAGTTCTACATGTTTTGGTTCCGGGAAGGGGCAGATACAAAACGCGATCCCCCAGTGGCCACGAACAAGCCAGAACAGAAGCTGCATGAGGGGACCCAGGGGCGATTCTCCATCCCCGGGGAGCCCCAGGCCAGAAACTGCAGCCTGAGCATCACGGATGTCAAAGCAGGGGACAGCGGGACATACTTCTTTCAAGTCGAGACACACTTCAGTAAATTCCCATATCTAAACAAGATGCTTTTTCTGAACGTGACAG CCCTCACCCACCAGCCCCAAGTCCGCAGCCCGGGGGCCCTGGAGCCCGGCCGCCCGGGGAACCTGACCTGCTCTGTGCCCTGGGCCTGTGAGCGTGCCACGCCCCCCACCTTCTCCTGGACATCAGCTGCCTCCAGCTCCCTGGGCCCCAGGACCCCCTTCTCGTCGGTGCTCACCCTCACCCCACGGCCCCAGGACCATggcaccaggctcacctgtcagGTGAAGTTCCCCACAAGTGGGGCGATGGTGGAGCGGTCCATCCTGCTCAATGTCACCT atgctccacagcacgtggccATCAGCATCTTCCAAGGAAACAGGACAG CCCTCAAGATTCTGCAGAACACCTCGTCCCTTCCCGTCCAGGAGGGCCAGGCGCTGCAGCTGCTCTGTGTTGCTGACAGCAACCCCCCTGCACAGCTGAGCTGGTTCCGGGGGTCTCCCGCCCTGGAGGCCACCCCCATCTCGAGCACCGGGGTCCTGGAGCTGCCTTATGTAGGGGCAGCAGAAGAAGGGGAGTTCACCTGCCGGGCTCAGAACCCACTGGGCTCCAAAAATATCTCCCTGAGCCTCTCTGTGGTCT CCCCCCCGCAGCTGCTGGGCCCCTCCTGCTCCCAGGAGGACGAGGGTCTGCGCTGCAGCTGCTCCTCCAGAGCCCGACCAGCCCCCTCTCTGCGCTGGCGGCTGGGTGAGGGGCTGCTGGAGGGGAACTTCAGCAACACCTCCTTCGAGGTCAGCTCCAGCTCCGCCGGGCCCTGGGCCAACAGCTCCCTGAGCCTCCACGAGGGGCTCAGctccagcctcagcctcagctGCGAGGCCCTGAACGTCCACGGGGCCCGGAGCGGGTCTGTCCTGCAGCTGCCAG GTAAACCACAGCCCAGGGCTGGCAAGGTCCTGGGAGCTGTTGGGGGAGCCGGCATCACGGTCCTGCTTTCTCTCTGCCTGTATCTCATCTTCAG GAACGCCAGCCCCAGTTTTGGACGGACACCCCTGCAGACCACCCCGCCCCCGCTGGGGCTGGCCCCATCTCAAGAAATGAACAAGAGCTTCACTATGCTTTCCTCCAATTTCACAAGCCGAAGCCTCAGAAACAGGAAGGCACTCACACTGAGTACTCAGAGATCAAGATACACAAGTGAGGGATTCTTTTCTCATGgtctggagcctggaagtctgagatcaaggtgtcggcaggCTTGGTTCCCTCCGAGCCCTCTCTCCTTGGATTGGAGACAGTTGTCTTCCCCCCATGTCCTCATATGGCCTCCCCTCTGTGTATTTCTGTGTCCTAATTcattcttcttataa
- the LOC102397662 gene encoding sialic acid-binding Ig-like lectin 5 isoform X6 — protein MIPKLQTRPRFSTMDSATPASGDHMLSWLERAIPLWIQPELKSSSRPMIEGENTFLSPLQMLQEPGLLAPSKEMAQAVLVTTTSSPYTSQSSLIGGVRACRCAGSHCPAQGPLPAARLAFSFRGIQKVDPAPEDIREGMRLLLLLLPVLWGALTHQPQVRSPGALEPGRPGNLTCSVPWACERATPPTFSWTSAASSSLGPRTPFSSVLTLTPRPQDHGTRLTCQVKFPTSGAMVERSILLNVTYAPQHVAISIFQGNRTALKILQNTSSLPVQEGQALQLLCVADSNPPAQLSWFRGSPALEATPISSTGVLELPYVGAAEEGEFTCRAQNPLGSKNISLSLSVVSPPQLLGPSCSQEDEGLRCSCSSRARPAPSLRWRLGEGLLEGNFSNTSFEVSSSSAGPWANSSLSLHEGLSSSLSLSCEALNVHGARSGSVLQLPGKPQPRAGKVLGAVGGAGITVLLSLCLYLIFRNASPSFGRTPLQTTPPPLGLAPSQEMNKSFTMLSSNFTSRSLRNRKALTLSTQRSRYTSEGFFSHGLEPGSLRSRCRQAWFPPSPLSLDWRQLSSPHVLIWPPLCVFLCPNSFFL, from the exons ATCCAGCCAGAGTTAAAGTCATCATCTCGCCCCATGATTGAAGGAGAAAATACCTTCTTATCTCCACTCCAAATGCTCCAAGAGCCTGGGCTATTGGCCCCCTCCAAGGAAATGGCACAG GCCGTCTTGGTCACCACCACCAGCTCTCCCTACACCTCACAGTCAAGCTTAATCGGGGGTGTGCGGGCATGCAGGTGTGCAGGTTCCCACTGCCCTGCCCAGGGCCCTCTGCCCGCCGCTCG CTTGGCCTTCTCCTTCAGAGGGATCCAGAAGGTGGATCCTGCCCCAGAGGACATCAGGGAAGGGATgcggctgttgctgctgctgctgccggtGCTGTGGGGAG CCCTCACCCACCAGCCCCAAGTCCGCAGCCCGGGGGCCCTGGAGCCCGGCCGCCCGGGGAACCTGACCTGCTCTGTGCCCTGGGCCTGTGAGCGTGCCACGCCCCCCACCTTCTCCTGGACATCAGCTGCCTCCAGCTCCCTGGGCCCCAGGACCCCCTTCTCGTCGGTGCTCACCCTCACCCCACGGCCCCAGGACCATggcaccaggctcacctgtcagGTGAAGTTCCCCACAAGTGGGGCGATGGTGGAGCGGTCCATCCTGCTCAATGTCACCT atgctccacagcacgtggccATCAGCATCTTCCAAGGAAACAGGACAG CCCTCAAGATTCTGCAGAACACCTCGTCCCTTCCCGTCCAGGAGGGCCAGGCGCTGCAGCTGCTCTGTGTTGCTGACAGCAACCCCCCTGCACAGCTGAGCTGGTTCCGGGGGTCTCCCGCCCTGGAGGCCACCCCCATCTCGAGCACCGGGGTCCTGGAGCTGCCTTATGTAGGGGCAGCAGAAGAAGGGGAGTTCACCTGCCGGGCTCAGAACCCACTGGGCTCCAAAAATATCTCCCTGAGCCTCTCTGTGGTCT CCCCCCCGCAGCTGCTGGGCCCCTCCTGCTCCCAGGAGGACGAGGGTCTGCGCTGCAGCTGCTCCTCCAGAGCCCGACCAGCCCCCTCTCTGCGCTGGCGGCTGGGTGAGGGGCTGCTGGAGGGGAACTTCAGCAACACCTCCTTCGAGGTCAGCTCCAGCTCCGCCGGGCCCTGGGCCAACAGCTCCCTGAGCCTCCACGAGGGGCTCAGctccagcctcagcctcagctGCGAGGCCCTGAACGTCCACGGGGCCCGGAGCGGGTCTGTCCTGCAGCTGCCAG GTAAACCACAGCCCAGGGCTGGCAAGGTCCTGGGAGCTGTTGGGGGAGCCGGCATCACGGTCCTGCTTTCTCTCTGCCTGTATCTCATCTTCAG GAACGCCAGCCCCAGTTTTGGACGGACACCCCTGCAGACCACCCCGCCCCCGCTGGGGCTGGCCCCATCTCAAGAAATGAACAAGAGCTTCACTATGCTTTCCTCCAATTTCACAAGCCGAAGCCTCAGAAACAGGAAGGCACTCACACTGAGTACTCAGAGATCAAGATACACAAGTGAGGGATTCTTTTCTCATGgtctggagcctggaagtctgagatcaaggtgtcggcaggCTTGGTTCCCTCCGAGCCCTCTCTCCTTGGATTGGAGACAGTTGTCTTCCCCCCATGTCCTCATATGGCCTCCCCTCTGTGTATTTCTGTGTCCTAATTcattcttcttataa